One part of the Parabacteroides distasonis ATCC 8503 genome encodes these proteins:
- a CDS encoding acetyl-CoA carboxylase biotin carboxyl carrier protein subunit, with amino-acid sequence MEKKHQQEEYVDFVVTARKYKTLLTAKYKSRPMWHKPSAGDVVSHLPGTIIKIMVEEGQAVEAGQLLLIHEAMKMQNRVIAPISGVVVELNVKEGDKITKNHLMVKIESK; translated from the coding sequence ATGGAAAAGAAACACCAGCAAGAAGAATATGTAGACTTTGTGGTGACGGCACGTAAATATAAGACGTTGCTGACAGCGAAGTATAAGAGCCGACCGATGTGGCATAAGCCGTCGGCTGGTGACGTGGTTTCTCATCTTCCCGGAACGATTATCAAGATTATGGTAGAGGAAGGACAGGCTGTGGAGGCCGGGCAACTTCTGCTAATCCATGAGGCGATGAAAATGCAGAACCGGGTGATCGCTCCCATATCGGGAGTCGTTGTCGAGCTCAATGTAAAAGAGGGCGATAAGATAACGAAGAATCATTTAATGGTAAAAATAGAGTCTAAGTAA
- a CDS encoding tetratricopeptide repeat protein, translating to MKKATLFLILQIFTISLFAQINTDRVLAIGRNALYFEDYVLSIQYFNQVIKSKPWLAEPYFYRAVAKINLDDFKGAEEDCTLCLQRNPFLTQAYYARGIARQSQEKYDEAIDDYQKGLEFKPEDRQMLVNMAVAFIQKKDYNGAEKTFDDLMTAHPKYSMNYMTRGAMYLEKGDTLKALADYNKAIEMDPYYAPAYGNRAILHYQMDDYKDALADLNEALRLDTRESGYYINRGLVRYQMNDLRGAMADYDQVISMDSRNLIARFNRGLLRFQVGDNNRAIEDFDVVIQQEPDNYMAYYNRALLRFETGDYRGAVQDYDVVLKQYPTFLPGFVSRSEAKRKLGDNVGADRDYWAAIKMEEQAKNGQIPKTSSSGSNTAVNGDAKTDDSEENTREQSDKNINKFNRLVVYDKEQERKSKYQSEVRGRVQDRNVHVDLEPQFVLTYYEKADPVKKLVYYDKMVEDYNGQMVLKRKLRITNEEAALTEDQIAVHFASIDEYSAEIERDPNNANAYFGRAMDFMLVQDFSEAIKSFSEAIERDPSFTMAYFNRAVERYKQLMYTQSQQANKDTYDLSGSGMNLNIGKSAQSQVNANTSVDPRSAMLKDNKRAYEHEQIMRDYDMVIKLNPGFVYAYFNRANLRCAQRDFRAAIVDYNEAIERDPEFAEAYYNRGLARLSQGDVNRGIADLSKAGELGIYNAYSIIKRMTSR from the coding sequence ATGAAGAAGGCAACACTCTTTTTGATATTACAGATATTTACGATTTCGCTTTTTGCGCAGATTAATACGGACCGTGTATTGGCCATTGGCAGGAACGCCCTTTATTTTGAGGATTATGTTCTTTCCATTCAGTACTTCAATCAGGTTATCAAATCCAAACCTTGGTTGGCGGAACCTTATTTTTACCGTGCGGTGGCGAAGATAAATCTGGACGATTTTAAGGGGGCCGAGGAAGACTGTACTTTATGTCTTCAGCGGAACCCTTTTTTAACGCAAGCGTATTACGCTCGCGGCATCGCCCGTCAAAGCCAGGAGAAATACGACGAGGCGATCGACGATTACCAGAAAGGACTTGAGTTCAAACCCGAGGACCGCCAGATGCTGGTGAATATGGCGGTGGCTTTTATCCAGAAAAAAGACTACAACGGGGCGGAGAAGACATTCGATGATTTAATGACCGCCCATCCGAAATATTCCATGAATTATATGACACGGGGCGCTATGTATCTGGAGAAAGGGGATACGTTGAAAGCCTTGGCCGATTATAATAAGGCGATCGAGATGGATCCTTATTATGCGCCGGCGTATGGCAATCGTGCGATCCTTCATTATCAAATGGATGATTACAAGGACGCTTTGGCCGATTTGAACGAGGCTCTACGTCTGGATACCCGTGAGAGCGGATATTATATTAACCGGGGGCTAGTTCGTTATCAGATGAATGACTTGAGAGGTGCGATGGCCGATTACGATCAGGTGATCAGCATGGATAGCCGGAACTTGATCGCACGATTCAACCGAGGTTTGCTTCGGTTCCAAGTCGGGGATAATAACCGTGCTATCGAAGACTTCGATGTCGTTATCCAGCAAGAGCCAGATAACTATATGGCTTATTACAACCGTGCGTTGCTCCGTTTCGAGACGGGCGACTACCGGGGGGCCGTGCAGGATTACGACGTGGTCTTGAAGCAATATCCTACTTTCCTGCCAGGCTTTGTGAGCCGTTCGGAAGCAAAGCGTAAGCTGGGGGATAACGTGGGGGCAGACCGTGATTATTGGGCGGCCATAAAGATGGAGGAGCAGGCCAAGAACGGACAGATCCCGAAGACATCGTCTTCGGGTTCCAATACAGCGGTGAACGGAGATGCCAAGACGGACGATTCGGAGGAGAATACTCGTGAGCAATCCGATAAGAATATCAATAAGTTCAACCGCTTGGTGGTATACGATAAGGAGCAGGAGCGTAAAAGTAAATACCAAAGCGAGGTCCGTGGGCGTGTACAAGACCGGAATGTCCATGTGGATCTGGAACCCCAGTTTGTCTTGACCTATTACGAGAAGGCGGATCCCGTAAAGAAACTTGTTTATTACGACAAGATGGTGGAGGATTACAATGGCCAGATGGTCTTGAAGCGTAAATTGCGTATCACGAACGAGGAGGCCGCTTTGACCGAGGACCAGATCGCCGTGCATTTCGCCTCCATCGACGAGTATTCGGCGGAGATCGAGCGTGATCCGAACAACGCTAACGCTTATTTCGGTCGTGCGATGGACTTCATGTTGGTGCAGGATTTCTCGGAGGCGATCAAGAGTTTCTCGGAAGCGATCGAGCGAGACCCCTCGTTCACGATGGCCTATTTCAATCGTGCCGTAGAACGTTATAAGCAATTGATGTACACCCAATCCCAGCAGGCAAACAAGGATACATACGACTTGAGTGGCTCGGGGATGAACTTGAATATCGGTAAGTCCGCACAGTCGCAGGTAAACGCCAACACCTCGGTAGACCCTCGTAGCGCTATGTTGAAGGATAATAAGCGAGCCTATGAGCATGAGCAGATCATGAGGGATTACGATATGGTGATCAAGCTGAACCCGGGTTTTGTGTACGCCTACTTTAACCGTGCGAACCTGCGTTGCGCCCAGCGTGATTTCCGTGCCGCTATCGTTGATTACAACGAGGCGATCGAGCGAGACCCTGAATTTGCCGAGGCTTACTACAACCGTGGGTTAGCCCGTCTGTCGCAAGGTGACGTGAACCGGGGCATCGCCGATTTGAGCAAGGCAGGGGAATTGGGTATCTACAACGCCTATAGTATCATCAAGCGAATGACAAGCCGGTGA
- a CDS encoding acyl-CoA carboxylase subunit beta codes for MTDLSKNIEALREKKAVIEMGGGEAAIEKQVAMGKLTARERILALLDKNSFHEYDMFVKHDGRDFGMEKKVLPGDGVVTGTGTIFGAPVCIYAQDFTVAGGSLGLQHARKITKIMDHALKMKCPIIGINDSGGARIQEGVGALAGYGEIFYRNTIASGVIPQISLILGPCAGGAVYSPALTDFVFVVENISKMFITGPNVIKTVLGEDISMEDLGGARVHAETTGNAHFYALSEQECFDQVKRLVSFIPWNNQERAKVVEPKEPSAMLNIEQVVPADPKQPYDVRDVIRCIVDDSDFLEIQELWAANIVIGFGRMAGETVGFVANQPMVLAGVLDCDSADKAARFIRFCDSFNIPIITLEDMPGYLPGVDQEHAGVIRHGAKVLYAYSEATVPKITVILRKAYGGGYIAMNSRHLGADFMFAWPSAEIAVMGPEGAANIIFRKEIMEAEDQNAMRQEKVKEYIEKFANPYVAASKGFIDSVIEPKETRSLLLHALKLSILKEEYRPAKKHGLPPF; via the coding sequence ATGACAGATTTAAGTAAAAACATTGAGGCCCTCAGGGAAAAGAAAGCCGTTATCGAGATGGGCGGTGGTGAGGCTGCTATCGAAAAGCAAGTGGCGATGGGTAAGCTTACTGCCCGGGAGCGTATCTTGGCTTTGTTGGATAAGAACTCTTTCCATGAGTATGACATGTTCGTGAAACACGATGGCCGTGATTTCGGTATGGAGAAGAAGGTTCTGCCGGGTGATGGTGTGGTTACCGGTACGGGTACGATCTTTGGTGCCCCGGTTTGCATCTATGCGCAGGACTTTACGGTTGCCGGTGGTTCGTTAGGTTTGCAGCATGCTCGTAAGATCACCAAGATCATGGATCATGCGTTGAAGATGAAATGTCCGATCATCGGAATCAATGACTCGGGTGGCGCACGTATCCAAGAAGGTGTTGGTGCTTTGGCTGGTTATGGTGAAATATTCTATCGCAATACGATCGCCTCGGGCGTGATCCCTCAGATTTCCTTGATCCTCGGTCCTTGTGCCGGTGGTGCCGTTTATTCTCCGGCGTTGACGGACTTCGTGTTTGTGGTTGAGAACATCTCTAAGATGTTTATCACGGGACCGAACGTTATCAAGACCGTGCTGGGTGAGGATATCTCTATGGAAGACCTTGGTGGCGCACGTGTTCATGCGGAGACTACAGGTAACGCTCATTTCTATGCCTTGAGCGAGCAAGAATGTTTCGATCAGGTGAAACGTTTGGTTAGCTTCATCCCTTGGAATAATCAGGAGCGTGCGAAAGTGGTTGAGCCGAAAGAGCCGTCCGCTATGCTGAATATCGAGCAAGTAGTTCCGGCGGACCCGAAACAACCGTATGATGTGCGAGACGTTATCAGATGTATCGTCGATGACTCGGACTTCTTGGAGATTCAAGAGTTGTGGGCCGCTAATATTGTGATCGGTTTTGGTCGTATGGCAGGAGAAACGGTAGGTTTCGTTGCCAATCAACCGATGGTTTTGGCCGGCGTGCTTGATTGTGATAGCGCTGACAAGGCCGCTCGTTTCATCCGTTTCTGCGACTCATTCAATATTCCTATCATCACGTTGGAGGATATGCCGGGTTATCTGCCGGGCGTAGATCAAGAGCATGCGGGTGTGATTCGTCATGGGGCTAAGGTTCTGTATGCGTATTCGGAAGCTACTGTTCCTAAGATCACGGTTATCTTGCGCAAGGCGTACGGTGGAGGTTATATAGCTATGAACTCCCGTCACTTGGGCGCTGACTTCATGTTCGCTTGGCCGAGCGCGGAGATCGCTGTTATGGGTCCGGAAGGCGCAGCTAACATCATATTCCGCAAGGAGATCATGGAGGCGGAAGATCAGAACGCTATGCGTCAGGAGAAGGTGAAAGAATATATCGAGAAATTCGCGAACCCGTACGTGGCGGCTTCCAAGGGATTTATCGACTCTGTGATCGAACCGAAAGAAACCCGTTCATTATTGCTACACGCACTGAAGCTTTCCATTCTAAAAGAGGAATACAGACCGGCCAAGAAGCACGGTTTGCCTCCGTTCTAA